GGCATCTCAATTTTCCGGTTTAGTGTTGCCGCCCATTCCGAAAGTTGTTTGTGCAAATCGGTATTTTTAGGTGTTTTTCGCAGGAAAACCCGGCTGTACTTTTTAAAATATTTCAGGGTTTCTTCCAGCGACAGATCATACAAAATCAATCGGGCGGCCAGCCCTTTACGTACTTTTACCACGCCGGTAAAGGTTTTCGGATTATTGAAAACCACGGCCAGTGTGGCAATGGCCATCACCTGCGGTATGGCGGCAAAACGGAAAACACTTTTGTTTTTTAGCAGGCGCAGATAATCCACCACATCGGGCAGGTGGGTTAATGCGTTCATCACCATTTCGTTCAGGCAGGCCAGCGATTTTGGGTCGTGCGGATTTTTGGTAAAATAGGATAAATCGTCGGCATATTTTCCCCAGATTTCTTCGGGCCAGAACGTGCGGTCTGAAAATAAATCTTCGTGGTAGTCGCGGATGATGTTGGTTTTCTGTAAAAACAACCCCATGGAGTTGGATAAATCGTGTCGCTCTTTTAAATCCGGGCTTTCCAGTCCTGATGCCGAAAAAAGATCGGATAACCCAACGCCGACCAGTCCGGCCACATAATGGCAATACAGGTCGTAATCTTTTACCGTTACCACTTTTTTCTCGGCAAAATCGGCCATGCCATTACCCATTTTTTTTGTGATTTCCACAATGACTTCCCGGTAATGGTCGTCCAGGCTTTTAAAGAAACGAACTACTTTATCATAATGTTCCAGCAGGATACGGTAATCTTCATGGTCGCCTACATTTTGCAGCGTGAAATTTTCATCTTGTGTATGGATGTGAAAACTTCTCAGCAACTTCAACTTTTCTTCCTGTGGAAATTGCATATCATCTTCGATGGTATCGAGTGCACGCAAAACCAGGTAAAAGACGCACACCGCATTTTTTAGGTCTTCCGGAAGTTGTTGTATAACAGCGGCAAAAGAGCGTGATACTTTGGTGAGTGCTGCGCAGCAAAAAGCTTGATCATCAAGCTTTGAAACCAGTTGGGCCAGGGGCTCTTTGGGGATGGTAAATTGCTGTCCTTTCAGCGTTAGCTTTAAAAGTGCCCTGACTTCCCGGGGATGCAGTGCCGACTTATAAAGTGTTGGTATCATGAACCAGGTTTTTGGCAAAACTATGAATTTTAGATTTACAAAGTCAAAAATTCGAAAAATTTAACAGGTTCAGAAATTATTCTTTTCTTTGCAGATTATTTTGAAGGCATATTGCTTGAAAAAGCCCGGTAAAAAAGGCTTTGCTCCCGAAATAAGAGCAACAAAATACGGAGTATCAGCCTTTATGAAAACCTGTGAAATGAGTGAGATGGAAAAATATGATATTCTGATTGCCGGTGCCGGTCCTGCCGGACTAACGGCAGCAGTAGAATTGAGTAAAAAATTTAAAGTACTGGTGGTGGAAAGGCGGGAGCCGGGAACGACCTCCTGTACATGGTACAGTTATGCCGACCGGGTGAAAAAACACAATATCGAAGATGCTGTTGTTGCCCGGTTTGACCGGATCCGGTTTACTTCGCCCACACAGGAACACGACATGATGGATGATGCGGTTACGCTTGACCATAACAAAGTGCTGCAATTGTGGTTGGAAAGGGCGAAAGCGAACGGGGCGGTAATCCGGCAGGAATCGTTTAAAAAATACCATTATGTAAATGATGGCGTTGAAATTACCACCAGCAAAGGAAAATATTTTGCCCGGCTATTGATCGATGCCATGGGGTCCGGTTCGCCCATAATAGCCCGTCACAGACTCATTAAACGGCACGATGCCTGGGTGATTTACGGCGGGGTTATTGAACATGAAAAACACGAAAAGCCTTATGTGTTGGAATATTATCCACTGAATGATAAGGATAATACTTATGTGGGAATTCACCCGCATTCCGATACGTTGACCAATATTTATGTTTTTCAGGGGCGATACAATACCATGGGAAATCCTGCCGAATTGAAGGAGATCTTTGAAAAAACCATTAAAGAGCTGGAAC
The sequence above is drawn from the Candidatus Sulfidibacterium hydrothermale genome and encodes:
- a CDS encoding squalene synthase, encoding MIPTLYKSALHPREVRALLKLTLKGQQFTIPKEPLAQLVSKLDDQAFCCAALTKVSRSFAAVIQQLPEDLKNAVCVFYLVLRALDTIEDDMQFPQEEKLKLLRSFHIHTQDENFTLQNVGDHEDYRILLEHYDKVVRFFKSLDDHYREVIVEITKKMGNGMADFAEKKVVTVKDYDLYCHYVAGLVGVGLSDLFSASGLESPDLKERHDLSNSMGLFLQKTNIIRDYHEDLFSDRTFWPEEIWGKYADDLSYFTKNPHDPKSLACLNEMVMNALTHLPDVVDYLRLLKNKSVFRFAAIPQVMAIATLAVVFNNPKTFTGVVKVRKGLAARLILYDLSLEETLKYFKKYSRVFLRKTPKNTDLHKQLSEWAATLNRKIEMPEK
- a CDS encoding NAD(P)/FAD-dependent oxidoreductase, producing the protein MSEMEKYDILIAGAGPAGLTAAVELSKKFKVLVVERREPGTTSCTWYSYADRVKKHNIEDAVVARFDRIRFTSPTQEHDMMDDAVTLDHNKVLQLWLERAKANGAVIRQESFKKYHYVNDGVEITTSKGKYFARLLIDAMGSGSPIIARHRLIKRHDAWVIYGGVIEHEKHEKPYVLEYYPLNDKDNTYVGIHPHSDTLTNIYVFQGRYNTMGNPAELKEIFEKTIKELEPNGKKVQNLAGTIVSGSLKKYALDRIIFFGASGMLNPDGCGMGFNEILKQYQTFAKGVTTAMEKDMLDQKTLSKIADSLRDQETMNFQKIIGAFSLYFIKSEGKWDGGVKWLNAMGEDSKYWMRNEFTMDWIMRANLRLHRVIPIKETISMIPMDNLAFVLEQLARFSVKAATSVVRNKILK